In Candidatus Promineifilum breve, one genomic interval encodes:
- a CDS encoding M4 family metallopeptidase, translating to MKGNSHPRRGGRLMLVLGLPVLLLILVFASASGAEPAASGVDAAPAAQPDSSGVQRLVEATGGRAVFSQNPATGMVGFLRITGGEGLSLAAGESVEAESAAFFQQYGSIFGISDAAAELTPLGATTDGVGMQHLSYRQVYQGVPVFAAILRVHYNAAGALSAANGVFVPRINVNVAPSRSAESAASTAIAATALSHSIDGSTVLASDLTVAATTLYVYRDGLIQGVPGPDYLVHEVEVLGGAAVRDFVYVDAHTGKVINHIKAAADGMYRRLYQSNLSTQVWQEGDAFPGTLNVDQQNIVNASGHSYAFFSNAFGRDSFDDLGAEMRSINGAPISCPNATWNGSTTNYCPGVTADDVVAHEWGHAYTQYTHGLIYQWQPGALNESYSDIWGETVDLLNGMGTDSPAPARTANSCSAFAVAPIVRVNSPAGIAGDYAAGGAAFGSPVPLAGLTGDVVLVTNGSPVRNDACTTVTNGPAVSGKIALMNDGACSFTTQVKNAQSKGAIGVIVAGLDNVLGIMGGTDATITIPAVYVTKATGDLIKPLLPGVNVTLRPVDGIPMESSYRWLMGENATAFGGAIRDMWDPTCKGDPGKVSDTQYWCTTGDGGGVHSNSGVPNHGYTLLVDGGTYNGQVVTGIGLTKAAHIYWQAQLQYQTPTSKFADHADALEQACTDLLGQNLPGLSTGVAAGPSGEVITTADCAEVADMIAAVELRSDPTQCGFEPILDPNAPALCASDVVREYYGEDFESGLGDWTLTNQGTHSAWPNLNWESEADLPNDRAGTAAFAINLNAGNCVPPNGDISGVMQMASSTINIPTGVTTPTLTFDHYVATEGGWDGGNLKISVNGGDYSLVPAAAFTFNDYNATLLTAASPNFNTNPMAEQPAFTGTDGGEIYGSWGQSHVDLSAAGVVPGDAINLRYDFGMDGCGGVLGWYVDDVSVYSCEVNQNPVCTGAVASTTRLWPANHKFKSINVVGVTDPEGDAMTITIDSIFQDEAVDAHHSGNTAPDGQGLGTSTAKVRAERVSKGNGRVYYISFTADDIYGGSCSGMVTVGVPKNVNGTPVGEGALYNSTLIP from the coding sequence ATGAAAGGAAACTCGCATCCGCGACGAGGCGGCCGGTTGATGCTGGTACTGGGCCTGCCTGTTTTGTTATTGATCTTGGTCTTTGCATCGGCATCGGGTGCGGAACCGGCCGCGAGCGGCGTAGACGCCGCGCCGGCCGCGCAACCCGATAGTAGCGGCGTGCAACGCCTGGTGGAAGCCACCGGCGGCCGGGCCGTTTTCAGCCAGAATCCGGCCACCGGCATGGTGGGCTTCCTGCGCATCACCGGCGGGGAAGGCCTGTCATTGGCCGCCGGCGAATCAGTCGAGGCCGAGTCGGCCGCTTTCTTCCAACAGTACGGTAGCATCTTCGGCATCAGCGACGCGGCGGCCGAATTGACCCCGCTGGGGGCCACGACCGACGGCGTGGGAATGCAGCACCTGTCCTACCGGCAGGTCTATCAGGGTGTGCCGGTGTTCGCCGCCATCCTGCGTGTCCACTATAACGCCGCCGGGGCCTTGAGCGCCGCCAACGGCGTATTCGTGCCGCGCATCAACGTCAACGTGGCCCCCTCGCGCAGCGCCGAATCGGCCGCGTCCACGGCCATCGCCGCCACCGCGCTGAGCCACTCCATCGACGGCAGCACGGTCCTCGCATCCGATCTGACTGTCGCCGCCACCACGCTCTACGTCTACCGCGACGGCCTGATCCAGGGTGTGCCCGGACCGGACTACCTGGTCCATGAGGTCGAGGTGCTGGGCGGGGCCGCCGTGCGCGATTTCGTCTACGTCGATGCCCACACCGGCAAGGTCATCAACCACATTAAGGCCGCCGCCGACGGGATGTACCGCCGTCTGTATCAGTCGAACCTCAGCACCCAGGTCTGGCAAGAAGGCGATGCCTTCCCCGGTACGCTCAACGTTGACCAACAGAACATCGTCAACGCCAGCGGCCACTCGTATGCCTTCTTCAGCAATGCCTTCGGGCGCGATTCGTTCGATGATCTCGGGGCGGAGATGCGTTCGATCAACGGCGCGCCGATCTCCTGTCCCAATGCCACCTGGAACGGGTCCACGACCAATTATTGCCCCGGCGTGACGGCCGACGACGTGGTCGCCCACGAATGGGGCCACGCCTATACCCAATACACCCACGGCCTGATCTACCAGTGGCAGCCGGGCGCGCTCAACGAGTCCTACTCCGACATCTGGGGCGAGACGGTGGACCTGCTCAACGGCATGGGAACCGACTCCCCGGCGCCGGCGCGCACCGCCAACTCCTGCTCGGCCTTTGCCGTGGCGCCGATCGTGCGGGTCAATAGCCCGGCAGGCATCGCCGGCGACTATGCCGCCGGAGGCGCGGCATTCGGCTCGCCCGTGCCCCTCGCCGGCCTGACCGGTGATGTCGTTCTGGTCACTAATGGCTCGCCGGTTAGAAACGATGCTTGCACCACCGTGACCAACGGCCCGGCGGTTAGCGGGAAGATCGCCCTGATGAACGACGGCGCCTGCTCCTTCACGACCCAGGTCAAGAACGCCCAAAGCAAAGGGGCTATCGGTGTTATCGTGGCCGGCCTCGACAACGTCTTAGGCATCATGGGTGGCACCGATGCTACCATCACCATACCGGCCGTGTACGTTACGAAGGCAACCGGCGACCTGATCAAGCCTCTATTGCCGGGAGTCAACGTTACCTTGCGGCCAGTCGATGGCATTCCGATGGAATCCTCCTATCGTTGGCTGATGGGCGAAAATGCCACGGCCTTCGGCGGGGCCATTCGTGACATGTGGGATCCCACCTGTAAGGGCGACCCCGGCAAGGTGTCGGACACCCAGTATTGGTGCACCACGGGCGACGGCGGCGGCGTTCACTCCAACTCGGGCGTGCCCAACCACGGCTATACCCTGTTGGTCGATGGCGGCACCTATAACGGCCAGGTGGTCACAGGCATCGGCCTGACCAAGGCGGCCCATATCTACTGGCAAGCCCAGCTGCAATACCAGACGCCGACGTCGAAGTTTGCCGACCACGCCGACGCGCTGGAACAGGCCTGCACCGACTTGCTCGGCCAGAACCTGCCCGGCCTGAGCACGGGCGTGGCGGCCGGCCCGTCGGGCGAGGTGATCACCACCGCCGACTGCGCCGAAGTGGCCGACATGATCGCAGCCGTCGAACTGCGCAGCGATCCGACGCAGTGCGGCTTCGAACCGATTCTCGACCCGAACGCGCCGGCCCTGTGTGCCAGCGACGTGGTGCGCGAGTACTACGGCGAGGACTTCGAGTCGGGGCTGGGCGACTGGACACTGACCAACCAGGGCACTCACTCCGCGTGGCCGAACCTCAACTGGGAGTCCGAAGCCGACCTGCCGAATGACCGGGCCGGAACCGCGGCCTTCGCCATCAATCTCAACGCGGGTAACTGCGTTCCGCCCAACGGCGACATCTCCGGCGTGATGCAGATGGCCAGCAGCACGATCAACATCCCGACCGGCGTGACCACGCCGACCCTGACGTTCGACCACTACGTAGCGACCGAGGGAGGCTGGGACGGCGGCAATCTGAAGATCAGCGTCAACGGCGGGGACTATAGCCTGGTGCCGGCGGCGGCGTTCACCTTCAATGATTACAATGCCACGCTCCTTACCGCCGCTTCCCCCAACTTCAACACCAACCCGATGGCCGAGCAGCCTGCCTTCACCGGCACCGATGGCGGCGAAATCTACGGCAGCTGGGGCCAATCCCATGTCGATCTGAGCGCGGCCGGCGTGGTTCCGGGCGATGCGATCAACTTGCGCTACGACTTCGGCATGGATGGCTGTGGCGGCGTCCTGGGCTGGTACGTAGATGACGTGAGCGTCTACTCGTGCGAGGTGAACCAGAATCCGGTCTGCACCGGGGCGGTGGCCTCCACGACGCGCCTCTGGCCGGCGAACCACAAGTTCAAGTCGATCAACGTCGTGGGTGTGACCGATCCCGAAGGGGATGCCATGACCATCACCATCGACAGCATTTTCCAGGACGAAGCGGTGGACGCGCACCATAGCGGCAACACCGCGCCGGACGGACAAGGGCTGGGCACCAGCACGGCCAAGGTCCGCGCCGAGCGGGTCAGCAAGGGCAACGGCCGCGTCTACTACATCAGCTTCACGGCGGATGACATCTACGGCGGTTCGTGCAGTGGTATGGTGACTGTCGGCGTGCCCAAGAACGTCAACGGCACTCCCGTGGGCGAAGGCGCGCTGTACAATTCAACGCTTATCCCGTAG
- a CDS encoding response regulator transcription factor, protein MTERQQRILAIDDNAYTLRLVEFTLREAGFRPLTAISGEEALARIESDGLPDLAIVDLHMPGISGFEFAHRVHQYSDLPIIMLTAVNHEATIVEGLEEHAEDYVVKPFSPGELVARTKRVLRRIGEFDYDLQPRTRIDERLLIDFPNRTAIVEGKAEALTPTETKLLYILMRKAGHTVPTDYILRRLWPTEPVFEDRLHVHLHRLRRKIEDKKDKSRPRYIISERGAGYSFRDLSREELATDKDGQDG, encoded by the coding sequence ATGACCGAACGACAACAACGCATCCTGGCTATCGACGACAACGCCTACACGTTGCGTCTGGTGGAATTCACTCTGCGCGAGGCCGGCTTCCGCCCGCTGACGGCCATTTCCGGCGAAGAGGCGCTGGCCCGTATCGAGAGCGACGGCCTGCCCGACCTGGCGATCGTCGATCTCCACATGCCCGGCATCAGTGGCTTCGAGTTCGCCCATCGCGTCCACCAGTACAGCGACCTGCCGATCATCATGCTGACGGCCGTCAACCATGAGGCAACCATCGTCGAGGGGCTGGAAGAACACGCCGAAGATTACGTGGTCAAGCCGTTCAGCCCCGGCGAACTGGTGGCGCGCACCAAGCGCGTCTTGCGCCGTATCGGCGAGTTCGATTACGATCTCCAGCCGCGGACGCGCATCGACGAGCGGCTGCTGATCGACTTCCCCAACCGCACGGCCATCGTCGAGGGCAAGGCCGAGGCGCTGACGCCGACCGAGACCAAGCTGCTCTACATCCTCATGCGCAAGGCGGGCCATACCGTGCCGACCGACTACATCCTGCGCCGTCTGTGGCCCACCGAGCCGGTCTTTGAAGATCGGCTCCACGTCCACCTCCACCGGCTGCGGCGCAAGATCGAGGACAAGAAAGACAAATCCCGCCCGCGCTATATCATCTCCGAGCGCGGCGCGGGCTATAGCTTTCGTGACCTCAGTCGGGAAGAATTGGCTACAGATAAAGACGGACAAGACGGATAG
- a CDS encoding FtsX-like permease family protein yields MTTNTPLYRLAWRRLRRRPLQYVLFVLGVAIGVAMMVAIDLANGSARRAFALSTDAVTGKATHRVAGGPTGLDEDVYRRIRVEAGFSPAAPVVEGYVGAPALGGQPFRLIGIDPFAEPPFRDYFAAGQATGLDLNALTALLTEPNSIIVAGDTAAAAGLALGDTVTLDVAGRPTPARIVGLLRPADDVSRRALAGILFTDIASAQEVLGMVGRLSHVDLIAADESALAAVEAVLPPGATLQTAAARQNAVQQMTAAFELNLAALSLLALVVGMFLIYNTVTFSVVQRRPLFGILRCLGVTGGQLFALILGEAMVLGLVGSLLGLGLGLLLGRGVVGLITQTINDFWFVVNVRGVSAPAGTLLRGLLVGVGASLLAALVPALEAARTAPQSTLRRSTLESRVRRLLPWLVVAWAVLTLIGVGLLWLRGGGLFTAFGGLFAVLIAAALLAPPVTAGLMRLAAPVGGRLLGVLGRLAPRDIVRSLSRTSVAVAALMTAVSVIVGVSIMVGSFRGTVVEWLDQTLQADIYLSAPGATANRVAGTLDPAVVAAVRQWPGVARAVTSHAVQIELPEFGRLVQLVAVDGDVSRGNRPYAWVRDDLSNPWTALEAGEGVIISEALVLKENLPIPPPPITLPTAAGPQALPVLAVFYDYSSDQGSVFIDNDLYRTLWDDAAVSAVGLLVAEGESVEAIITGIETSLSGRQDVVVQSNEALRRGSLEIFDRTFAITSALRLLAVIVAFIGVLSALMSLQLERARELGTLRATGMTRPQLWALTLLETGLMGLTAGLLALPVGYALAWILVYVINVRSFGWTLRMDLAPGYFLQAMLVAVVAALLAGIYPALRVGNMEIAAALREE; encoded by the coding sequence ATGACCACCAACACCCCCCTCTATCGGCTGGCCTGGCGGCGCTTGCGGCGGCGGCCGTTGCAATACGTCCTGTTCGTGCTGGGCGTCGCCATCGGCGTGGCGATGATGGTCGCCATCGACCTGGCCAACGGCTCGGCGCGGCGCGCTTTCGCCCTGTCCACCGACGCCGTGACCGGCAAGGCCACCCACCGCGTCGCCGGCGGCCCGACCGGGCTGGACGAGGACGTCTATCGCCGCATTCGGGTCGAGGCCGGTTTCAGTCCGGCCGCGCCGGTGGTCGAGGGCTACGTCGGCGCGCCGGCGCTGGGCGGGCAGCCCTTCCGGCTGATCGGCATCGACCCCTTCGCCGAGCCGCCCTTCCGCGACTACTTCGCCGCCGGGCAGGCCACCGGGCTGGACCTGAACGCCCTGACCGCGCTGCTGACCGAGCCAAACAGTATCATCGTGGCCGGCGACACGGCCGCCGCCGCCGGGCTGGCCCTGGGCGACACGGTGACGCTGGACGTGGCCGGCCGCCCGACCCCGGCGCGTATCGTCGGCCTGTTGCGCCCGGCCGATGACGTCTCGCGCCGCGCCCTGGCGGGCATCCTGTTCACCGACATCGCCTCGGCGCAGGAAGTTCTGGGGATGGTCGGCCGCCTTAGCCACGTCGATCTCATCGCCGCCGACGAGAGCGCGCTGGCCGCGGTGGAGGCCGTGCTGCCGCCGGGGGCCACGCTGCAAACGGCCGCCGCCCGCCAGAACGCCGTGCAACAGATGACGGCGGCCTTCGAGTTGAATCTGGCCGCGCTGAGCCTGTTGGCCCTGGTCGTGGGCATGTTTCTCATCTACAACACGGTCACGTTCAGCGTGGTGCAGCGCCGGCCGCTGTTCGGCATCCTGCGCTGCCTGGGCGTGACGGGCGGCCAGTTGTTCGCCCTCATTTTGGGCGAGGCGATGGTGCTGGGGCTGGTGGGTTCGCTGCTGGGGCTGGGGCTGGGCTTGCTGCTCGGCCGCGGCGTGGTCGGCCTCATCACCCAGACGATCAACGATTTCTGGTTCGTGGTCAACGTGCGTGGCGTCAGCGCCCCGGCGGGCACGCTGCTGCGCGGGTTGCTGGTGGGGGTGGGGGCGTCGCTGCTGGCGGCGCTTGTGCCGGCCCTGGAGGCGGCGCGCACCGCGCCGCAGAGCACCCTGCGTCGCTCGACGCTGGAGAGCCGCGTCCGCCGCCTGCTGCCGTGGCTGGTGGTGGCCTGGGCGGTGCTGACGCTCATCGGCGTGGGGCTGCTGTGGTTGCGCGGTGGCGGGCTGTTCACGGCCTTCGGCGGGCTGTTCGCCGTGCTCATCGCCGCGGCGCTGCTGGCCCCGCCGGTGACGGCCGGGCTGATGCGGCTGGCGGCCCCCGTGGGCGGGCGGCTGCTGGGCGTGCTGGGGCGGCTGGCCCCGCGCGACATCGTGCGCTCGCTCAGCCGCACCTCGGTGGCCGTGGCCGCGCTGATGACGGCCGTCTCGGTCATCGTTGGGGTGTCGATCATGGTCGGCTCCTTTCGTGGCACGGTCGTCGAGTGGCTCGACCAGACGCTACAGGCCGACATCTACCTCTCCGCGCCGGGGGCCACGGCCAACCGCGTGGCCGGGACGCTCGATCCGGCGGTGGTGGCGGCCGTGCGTCAATGGCCGGGCGTGGCCCGCGCCGTCACGTCCCACGCGGTGCAGATCGAGCTGCCGGAGTTCGGCCGCCTGGTGCAACTGGTGGCCGTCGATGGCGACGTATCGCGCGGCAACCGGCCCTACGCCTGGGTGCGCGACGACTTGAGCAACCCGTGGACGGCGCTGGAGGCGGGCGAGGGGGTCATCATCTCCGAGGCGCTGGTGTTGAAGGAGAATTTGCCCATCCCGCCGCCGCCCATCACCCTGCCCACGGCCGCCGGGCCACAAGCCTTGCCGGTGCTGGCCGTGTTCTATGATTACTCGTCCGATCAGGGCAGCGTGTTCATCGACAACGATCTCTATCGGACGTTGTGGGATGACGCGGCGGTGTCGGCCGTGGGGCTGCTGGTGGCCGAGGGGGAATCGGTCGAGGCTATTATCACCGGCATCGAGACCTCGCTCAGCGGGCGGCAGGACGTGGTGGTGCAATCGAACGAGGCGCTGCGGCGCGGCTCGCTGGAGATCTTCGACCGCACCTTCGCCATCACCTCGGCGCTGCGGCTGCTGGCGGTCATCGTGGCCTTCATCGGCGTGCTGAGCGCGCTGATGAGCCTGCAACTGGAGCGGGCGCGCGAATTGGGTACGCTGCGGGCCACGGGCATGACCCGGCCCCAGTTGTGGGCGCTGACACTGCTGGAGACGGGGCTGATGGGGCTGACGGCCGGGTTGCTGGCCCTGCCGGTCGGCTACGCGCTGGCCTGGATATTGGTCTACGTCATCAACGTGCGCTCGTTCGGCTGGACGCTGCGCATGGATCTGGCGCCGGGCTATTTCTTGCAGGCCATGCTGGTGGCCGTCGTCGCCGCGCTGCTGGCCGGCATCTATCCGGCGCTGCGGGTGGGCAACATGGAGATCGCGGCGGCGCTAAGAGAAGAGTAA
- a CDS encoding NUDIX hydrolase, translating to MTPPCTLDDVRAALRLPAFDGPVAQRRMAPIARPMLRAAGRPEGPRLGAVLILLYCADDDLHVVLTQRPEYDGVHAGQVSCPGGRHEPPESLGQTALRETYEEIGVPPADVELLGQLTSLYVMPSDFEVHPFVGRYLGDGRPSFIPDTREVAAILEVPLRLLLDPATRAEEEMELRGGLRLPVPFFRVGEHRVWGATAMILSEFVERLREVQGTSESASHPM from the coding sequence GTGACACCCCCTTGTACCCTCGATGACGTGCGCGCGGCGTTGCGCTTGCCGGCGTTCGATGGCCCGGTGGCCCAGCGGCGCATGGCCCCCATCGCCCGGCCCATGTTGCGGGCCGCCGGCCGGCCGGAGGGGCCGCGGCTGGGCGCGGTGCTCATCCTGCTGTACTGCGCCGATGATGATCTCCACGTTGTCCTCACCCAACGGCCGGAGTACGACGGCGTCCATGCCGGACAGGTGTCGTGCCCCGGCGGCCGTCACGAGCCGCCCGAATCGCTGGGCCAGACCGCCCTGCGCGAGACCTACGAGGAGATCGGCGTCCCCCCGGCCGACGTGGAACTGCTGGGCCAACTGACCTCGCTCTACGTCATGCCGTCCGATTTCGAGGTGCATCCCTTCGTCGGTCGCTACCTGGGCGACGGCCGGCCGAGCTTCATACCCGACACGCGCGAGGTGGCCGCTATCCTGGAAGTGCCGCTGCGCCTGCTGCTCGACCCGGCCACGCGGGCCGAGGAGGAGATGGAATTGCGCGGCGGGCTGCGGCTGCCGGTGCCGTTCTTCCGCGTCGGGGAGCATCGCGTGTGGGGGGCGACGGCGATGATATTGAGCGAGTTTGTGGAGCGGTTGCGCGAGGTGCAAGGCACTTCGGAAAGTGCCTCGCACCCGATGTAG
- a CDS encoding lipocalin-like domain-containing protein, with protein sequence MKRIGIIVGSIALIVLAAIVGRQMVGGPGEALPASSLESLPAAGSAEGFARATEPDAIAFPRDLGPHDDYQTEWWYYTGNLQTPDGRPFGFQFTIFRRALSPEEEDSSSSWRTEQVYLAHFTISDIAGEQFYPAERFSRGAVGLAGATAAPYRVWLEDWTIEEIAPGQVRLRARTDAAALDLTLTETLPPVRHGDGGLSVKGPEVGNASYYYSIIRQQAAGSVTVGGETFAVNGLAWKDHEWSTSALSAGAVGWDWLSLQLDNGGALMLFEIRRADGTREATSAGSYIAPDGTVTPLAAGDWTLEVTDTWTSPTSGGEYPAGWRISVPSIGLEMEGRPLLADQELNLSTVYWEGAVEFSGTMAGAPIAAEGYIELTGYAGSMAGRL encoded by the coding sequence ATGAAACGAATTGGGATCATAGTCGGTAGCATCGCGCTGATCGTTCTGGCGGCGATCGTTGGGCGGCAGATGGTTGGCGGGCCGGGCGAGGCGTTGCCGGCGTCGTCGCTGGAGTCGCTGCCCGCTGCCGGTTCGGCCGAGGGCTTTGCCCGCGCCACCGAGCCGGACGCCATCGCCTTCCCGCGCGACCTCGGCCCGCATGACGACTACCAGACCGAGTGGTGGTACTACACCGGCAACCTGCAAACCCCCGACGGCCGCCCGTTCGGCTTCCAGTTCACCATCTTCCGGCGGGCATTAAGCCCGGAAGAGGAGGATTCTTCTTCTTCCTGGCGGACGGAGCAGGTGTATCTGGCCCATTTCACCATCAGCGACATCGCCGGCGAGCAGTTCTATCCGGCCGAGCGCTTCAGCCGGGGCGCGGTGGGGCTGGCCGGGGCCACGGCCGCGCCGTACCGCGTCTGGCTGGAGGATTGGACCATCGAGGAGATCGCGCCGGGGCAGGTGCGGCTGCGGGCGCGCACCGACGCGGCGGCCCTCGACCTGACCCTGACCGAGACCCTGCCGCCCGTGCGCCACGGCGACGGCGGCCTGAGCGTCAAGGGGCCGGAGGTGGGCAACGCTTCCTATTATTACTCCATCATCCGCCAACAGGCCGCCGGGTCGGTGACCGTCGGCGGGGAAACGTTCGCCGTGAACGGGCTGGCCTGGAAAGACCACGAGTGGAGCACCAGCGCCCTCAGCGCGGGCGCGGTGGGCTGGGACTGGCTCTCGCTGCAACTGGACAACGGTGGGGCGTTGATGCTGTTCGAGATCCGCCGCGCCGACGGCACGCGCGAGGCGACCTCGGCCGGCAGCTACATTGCCCCCGACGGCACGGTGACGCCGCTGGCCGCCGGCGACTGGACGCTGGAAGTGACCGACACCTGGACCAGCCCCACCAGCGGCGGCGAATATCCGGCCGGCTGGCGCATCAGCGTGCCGTCGATTGGGCTGGAAATGGAAGGGCGACCACTATTGGCCGATCAGGAGTTGAACCTGTCCACGGTCTACTGGGAGGGGGCGGTCGAATTCAGCGGCACGATGGCTGGGGCGCCGATTGCCGCCGAGGGGTATATCGAACTGACGGGCTACGCCGGGTCAATGGCCGGGCGGCTGTAG
- a CDS encoding ABC transporter ATP-binding protein yields the protein MESNPLPHPVVELHALRKVYTEGGRERVVLDNVDYRFNAGEFVVLLGHSGSGKSTLLNLISGIDRPDGGDVSILGTTITRLSERDRTLFRRDHVGFIFQFFNLIPTLSVLENVTLPQELAGRRRKEIEPPAIGLLARVGLADRRDTFPDKLSGGEQQRVAIARALAHDPLLVLADEPTGNLDDVNGERVLALLLELTRDAGRTLLMATHNPDIAPLADRVLQVHEGRLVSLAVGHPSH from the coding sequence ATGGAATCTAACCCCTTACCCCACCCCGTCGTCGAACTCCACGCCCTGCGCAAAGTCTACACCGAAGGCGGCCGCGAGCGTGTCGTCCTCGATAACGTCGATTACCGCTTCAACGCCGGCGAGTTCGTCGTCCTGCTGGGCCATAGCGGCAGCGGCAAGAGCACCCTGCTCAACCTGATCAGCGGCATCGACCGGCCCGACGGCGGCGACGTGAGCATCCTGGGCACGACCATCACCCGCCTGAGCGAGCGCGACCGCACCCTCTTTCGCCGCGACCACGTGGGCTTCATCTTCCAGTTCTTCAACCTCATCCCGACACTCAGCGTGCTGGAGAACGTGACGCTGCCCCAGGAGTTGGCCGGGCGTCGTCGGAAAGAGATCGAGCCGCCGGCCATAGGTTTGCTGGCCCGCGTGGGGCTGGCCGACCGGCGCGACACCTTCCCCGACAAGCTATCCGGCGGTGAGCAGCAGCGCGTGGCCATTGCCCGCGCCCTGGCCCACGACCCGCTGCTGGTGCTGGCCGACGAGCCGACGGGCAACCTCGATGACGTGAACGGCGAGCGCGTGCTGGCCCTGCTGCTGGAATTGACCCGCGACGCCGGCCGCACCCTGCTGATGGCGACCCACAACCCCGACATCGCCCCCCTGGCCGACCGGGTGTTGCAGGTGCATGAGGGGCGGCTGGTGTCTTTAGCCGTGGGGCATCCTTCCCACTGA
- the pgeF gene encoding peptidoglycan editing factor PgeF: MRAFDHDGLHYFRFGALPDNGAVRHAVFSRHGGVSAAPFHSLNMSMSVPDERDRVYANRRRVYGLYGRDTDSVVHAHLVHGADVARVTQADNGTWVEHVDGLVTDQPGCVLSMNFADCAPIFLYDPRRRAIGLGHAGWRGTVADLPGAMVRAMTAHFDSDPADLVAAIGPCIGPCCYEVGAEVIDGVRGVFAGAEELLRRAGEQGSRGAGEKNGDRRNFDLPEANRRNLAAAGVRAIETADLCTACRTDLFFSHRAERGRTGRFGTVFALM; the protein is encoded by the coding sequence GTGAGAGCTTTTGACCACGACGGCTTGCATTACTTCCGCTTCGGCGCGCTGCCCGATAACGGCGCGGTTCGCCACGCGGTCTTTTCCCGCCACGGCGGCGTCAGCGCCGCGCCGTTCCATTCGCTCAATATGAGTATGTCCGTGCCCGACGAGCGCGACCGGGTCTATGCCAACCGGCGGCGGGTGTATGGCCTCTATGGCCGCGACACCGACAGCGTCGTCCATGCCCATCTGGTGCACGGGGCCGATGTGGCCCGCGTGACCCAGGCCGACAACGGCACGTGGGTGGAGCACGTCGATGGTCTGGTCACCGATCAGCCCGGCTGCGTGCTGAGCATGAACTTCGCCGACTGCGCGCCCATCTTCCTCTATGATCCGCGCCGCCGGGCCATTGGGCTGGGCCATGCCGGCTGGCGCGGCACGGTGGCCGACCTGCCGGGGGCGATGGTGCGGGCCATGACCGCCCACTTCGACAGCGACCCGGCCGATCTCGTCGCCGCCATTGGGCCGTGCATCGGGCCGTGCTGCTACGAGGTGGGGGCGGAGGTGATCGATGGTGTGCGGGGGGTGTTTGCGGGCGCGGAGGAGTTGTTAAGAAGGGCAGGGGAGCAGGGGAGCAGGGGAGCAGGGGAGAAGAACGGCGACCGCCGCAACTTCGATCTTCCCGAAGCCAACCGGCGCAATCTGGCCGCGGCCGGGGTGCGCGCCATTGAAACGGCCGACCTCTGCACCGCCTGCCGCACTGATCTGTTCTTTTCCCATCGCGCCGAGCGCGGCCGGACCGGGCGCTTCGGCACGGTATTTGCCTTAATGTAG